In the genome of Triplophysa dalaica isolate WHDGS20190420 chromosome 17, ASM1584641v1, whole genome shotgun sequence, the window CGCTCCATATGCATGCAACAAGAAGACAGGGATTAAAACCGAACAAGAGCTAAAAGAAACTGAGGAGATTGAACAGAAAGATGGTCACAATGAAGATACAAAAGAAGAAAGTGATCATTATAATGAGGATGATGGTGAAACATGTGTAATGAAGACAGAAGATTTAGATGGCACAGAAGTAACCATCCAATCTGTACCTTATGGATTAGatcaacaacagaaaaaactgaTAAACAAGATGGACTATATAGAGACAGAAGACACCAGGACAGAACATGCCAAGGAGAAAATGGATCAAACTGTTACTAAGAAAAAAATTGCTTGCAAGGATCAGGAGAGAGCTGAAAATGATAACGATGAAGAATCTGAATCACCAGAGAATGATGAAGATTTGCTTGCAATGTGGAGCCCTGACACCGGTCACAACCAAGAGGGTGAAATTATAATTCCAGATGTTCAGGAgaatattgaaaatgaacaaaagcaaacaaaatgtgACGCACGTATGAATAAGGAACCATCCGATGCAAGTTTGGCTCCATATGCATGCAACAAGAAGACAGGGATTAAAACCGAACAAGAGCTAAAAGAAACTGAGGAGATTGAACAGAAAGATGGTCACAATGAAGATACAAAAGAAGAAAGTGATCATTATAATGAGGATGATGGTGAAACATGTGTAATGAAGACAGAAGATTTAGATGGCACAGAAGTAACCATCCAATCTGTACCTTATGGATTAGatcaacaacagaaaaaactgaTAAACAAGATGGACTATATAGAGACAGAAGACACCAGGACAGAACATGCCCAGGAGAAAATGGATCAAACTGTTACTAAGAAAAAAATTGCTTGCAAGGATCAGGAGAGAGCTGAAAATGATAACGATGAAGAATCTGAATCACCAGAGAATGATGAAGATTTGCTTGCAATGTGGAGCCCTGACACCGGTCACAACCAAGAGGGTGAAATTATAATTCCAGATGCTCAGGAgaatattgaaaatgaacaaaagcaaacaaaatgtgACGCACATGTGGAAAAAGAACCATCTGATGGGAGTTTGGCTCCATATGCATGCAACAAGAAGACAGGGATTAAAACCTTAATAGAGACAGAAGACACCAGGAGAGAATATACACAGGAGAAAATGGATCAAAATGTTACTAAGAAAAAAATAGCTTGCAAGGATCAGAAGAGAACTGAAAATGATAACAATGAAGAATCTAAATCGCTTGAGAATGATGAAGATTTACTTGCCAAACTGGTCTGTTCAACAGAGGATGAAACAGACCTCCCAAAGCCATTTGAGATGGAAAAGCTCAGAGTGAAGGAAACGTCTttagaaaacataaaaactgaagGCATACAGACACCAGAAAGTCAAGAAGGTATCTTTTCTAAAAATGTGGTTCAGATGCCAGAAACTAAAGGTACAAATGAGCAGAATAAACAAGGGCATGAACAACACACATGGGAAGACAATTGTGAATTAGTAGACATTTTCAGTATGAAGGAAGCaagtgaaaaaaaactgaagatGGTTGAAACACTGCCAAGgctttcaaaacaaacatttgaagaaaatgttACATTCAATGAATTAGACCCGAAAACAACAACAGATGTAAAGGAAGGTGTAAACAAAACTTTTGATGCATCGGAGGACATTATGCAGTCAGATTCTTTTGAATTCACATTAAGTTCTATGTTAGTGGAGGCAACTGAGATTGAACAAGATCTTAAAACTCCAATTTCATCCATGGAATTAAGTACAAAACAAATTCAGACACTGAAGGAAATGGCCAAGTTCACTCTCAAAGAATGTGCTGAAGTAAGAACTGAGCTTCTTGTTGAAACAATGAAAAGACAGATTGACTCGGAAGATAAATTAGAAGACTTCATGACAGCCAACCAAGCAGACAATGAGATTTTTGAGCTGAGCACAACATTGAACACAATCAGTGAATCACTGATAAAAGGAAAAGGGGACTCTTCAGTTGAGATCAATGGAAAAGAACGTAATGCAGAGGATACACCAGATGtcacagaagaaaaaactgaattaaTAATGGTTTTGCAAGATAACTctgagagacacacagagaaacTGGAAAACATGGAGGCAGAGGTCAGATTGTTAGCTGAAGCAGATGCATTGGAGTCTGTAGAGAGTTTAGACGAAATGATGAATCAAATCTTGAAAGAAACAATAGAGAtggaaaataaattcatacaaGAACTAGAACTTTCATCAGGAACAAGTTGTAATGATGAATTTCAAAGGCCAACTTCGAGTGCCCTACTGTTGGAGGATGAAAGGGGGTTGTTAGGTGATACAGTGGAGAATTTGGTAGAAATGGTGGAAGCAGGGATTTATGAAGCTGTAAATAAGCAAAAGGATCAGCACAATGTTAGCTCTCCAGAGTGTGAACCAACTGATGCTAATAGAGGTTTTAAGCAGTTAGAAAAGAACACAGTTGGAGAAACACTATTCCGTTGCAATGAAGGCATGAGTGAAATCAACCGACCTGGGCTGAAAAGAAGATTTGATGACAAGAGCAAAGATCTTCCGAAGGTGAAGTCTTCACTGGTAGAATGTTCGACTACAGCTGATTTAAATGTACAGGTAATGCAAAACtattaattgattaaataaagatgtaaatatgtatatagTCCTGAAATTACTTCGTCATTTATTCTCAGCAATCATCGCTGGACTTTAGTGTTCAGAAGTCCAGAATTGCTGTGAAGAATCCCTTAGTTCGGCCACCAAAAGACCCCAGAAAGCTACTTAACAAGACCTCAATGGAGCCAGCACTCCCAAAGCCTCCACCATGTGGCCTGTTGAAGGGAAGACATGGAGTTGCAGTTTCTGTACAAAGTAAAGGAGTCATCGGCTTTAAACTCCCAGGTAGGTTTAGAGAGAGCACACTGCAACGGGACATGATGCAGGACAATTTTATTGTCCCACCTAGTAACTATTGGTACGATTGAAGTTAATTTTAATCACAGTGTCAAAGGATATGGAGTTTTCCCcttgatttttttgttcaatCAGGGATGGTCACTGAGCTGCACACACTGAGGAAAACAGAGTTTGGAAGCAAAGTAAGAGAGGAAGAAAAGGCAGAGAGCACACAACAAAAGGAGGTATAGACAAACAAACTATTAGTAAAGATTGAAAAATGGTAATGTTCATGCATAATCTAAGCAAGTCTACTTTTTATTCAAATCATGTCATTATAAACCGTAGATATAAACAGTGTTATTTTTATACTCCGCAGAAATCAGTTGCAGAAACAGAGAATTCTGTCAAACAAGAGCAAGCGTCACTTAAGCCAAAATGGACACCCCCAAAGCATCCTGGGTAGGATTTATATTATGGCACTGCATTATTCCCctcatttctaaattattaaGGCAATAcagacttattttatttaaattttaacatCTGTTTAAATGCACTACAATACACACTGGCTTTTTGTATATGTTTTGTTGTGCTTgctatgtttgtttatatagtttgttttatgCAGGATGGGGAGTCCCTTGATGATGGCAGAACTCAAAAGCAAACTCAAAATGCCTCCAAAGAAG includes:
- the si:ch211-136m16.8 gene encoding uncharacterized protein si:ch211-136m16.8; this translates as MDTSEVPVNSIGRTIWTVWGYLTGAVARYLRPEVTNEGNQNVYSEPEDTVLRSTIKQLDGQVKEIAEKEQGEKNYKRNDENTGAVKCLLPEAIVVNEDNNTLDFDTTIKQRYNAAMWCPEGETVIPDVQGNIENEQKQPKSDARIKKEPTDASLAPYPCNKKTGIKTEQELKETEDIEVKDGHNEDTKEESDHYNEDDGETCVMKTEDLDGIEVTIQPVPYGRDQQQKKLINKMDYIETEDTRTEHAKEKMDQTVTKKKFAFKDQERAENDNDEESESPENDEDLLAMWSPDTGHNQEGEIIIPDVQENIENEQKQTKCDARMNKEPSDASFAPYACNKKTGIKTEQELKETEEIEQKDGHNEDTKEESDHYNEDDGETCVMKTEDLDGTEVTIQSVPYGLDQQQKKLINKMDYIETEDTRTEHAKEKMDQTVTKKKIACKDQERAENDNDEESESPENDEDLLAMWSPDTGHNQEGEIIIPDVQENIENEQKQTKCDARMNKEPSDASLAPYACNKKTGIKTEQELKETEEIEQKDGHNEDTKEESDHYNEDDGETCVMKTEDLDGTEVTIQSVPYGLDQQQKKLINKMDYIETEDTRTEHAQEKMDQTVTKKKIACKDQERAENDNDEESESPENDEDLLAMWSPDTGHNQEGEIIIPDAQENIENEQKQTKCDAHVEKEPSDGSLAPYACNKKTGIKTLIETEDTRREYTQEKMDQNVTKKKIACKDQKRTENDNNEESKSLENDEDLLAKLVCSTEDETDLPKPFEMEKLRVKETSLENIKTEGIQTPESQEGIFSKNVVQMPETKGTNEQNKQGHEQHTWEDNCELVDIFSMKEASEKKLKMVETLPRLSKQTFEENVTFNELDPKTTTDVKEGVNKTFDASEDIMQSDSFEFTLSSMLVEATEIEQDLKTPISSMELSTKQIQTLKEMAKFTLKECAEVRTELLVETMKRQIDSEDKLEDFMTANQADNEIFELSTTLNTISESLIKGKGDSSVEINGKERNAEDTPDVTEEKTELIMVLQDNSERHTEKLENMEAEVRLLAEADALESVESLDEMMNQILKETIEMENKFIQELELSSGTSCNDEFQRPTSSALLLEDERGLLGDTVENLVEMVEAGIYEAVNKQKDQHNVSSPECEPTDANRGFKQLEKNTVGETLFRCNEGMSEINRPGLKRRFDDKSKDLPKVKSSLVECSTTADLNVQQSSLDFSVQKSRIAVKNPLVRPPKDPRKLLNKTSMEPALPKPPPCGLLKGRHGVAVSVQSKGVIGFKLPGMVTELHTLRKTEFGSKVREEEKAESTQQKEKSVAETENSVKQEQASLKPKWTPPKHPGMGSPLMMAELKSKLKMPPKK